One genomic region from Thermomicrobiales bacterium encodes:
- a CDS encoding ABC transporter permease, whose product YVRTARAKGLNERSVIGKHALRNALIPVITIIALSLPGVITGAVVTEQIFKVPGMGALLITAIQNNDTPVVMAITFMFSILVVFFNLVADVIYGVLDPRIKYS is encoded by the coding sequence ATTACGTCCGCACAGCGCGGGCGAAGGGCCTCAACGAACGCAGCGTCATCGGCAAGCACGCGCTGCGCAACGCCCTGATCCCAGTGATCACGATCATCGCGCTCTCACTCCCGGGCGTCATCACTGGCGCGGTTGTCACCGAGCAGATCTTCAAGGTGCCGGGCATGGGTGCCTTGCTCATCACGGCGATCCAGAACAACGACACACCTGTCGTCATGGCCATCACGTTCATGTTCTCGATTCTGGTGGTCTTCTTTAACCTGGTGGCGGATGTCATCTATGGCGTCCTTGACCCACGAATCAAGTACTCGTAG
- a CDS encoding ABC transporter permease — MADVSDAQAQSSAAAALEMGRLGSKKSRSLWSDAIHQFRKHTLAVGGVVVLVVLIAATMLGPIVWPENMKTIDFSKSTLGISLTHPMGTDDLGRDLFARVLWGGRISLAVGVTAMLVAILFGTLVGALSGFFGGFTDSALMRLTDMFISLPTLPLLLLAMYLFRDSLIGKFGQTLGPFLLLVFLIGITNWMPVARLVRASFLSLKEKEFIEAANCIGANRSSIIFKHMLPNAMGPVIVAATLAVGSAIIAESTLSFLGLGFPPDVPTWGQLLNTSINFMEIAPHMVIFPALMIFLAVLSINYVGDGLRDALDPRKTTG, encoded by the coding sequence ATGGCAGACGTTTCTGACGCTCAGGCACAGAGTAGTGCAGCCGCTGCGCTAGAGATGGGGCGACTCGGCTCGAAGAAGTCGCGATCGCTCTGGAGCGATGCCATACACCAGTTCCGCAAGCACACGCTTGCCGTAGGTGGTGTTGTGGTGCTCGTGGTGCTGATCGCCGCGACCATGCTCGGGCCGATTGTCTGGCCGGAGAACATGAAGACGATCGACTTCTCCAAGTCGACGTTGGGTATTTCTCTGACCCACCCGATGGGCACCGATGACCTCGGGCGCGATCTGTTCGCTCGCGTACTCTGGGGTGGGCGCATCTCGCTGGCCGTCGGCGTGACGGCGATGCTCGTCGCGATTCTGTTCGGCACCCTCGTCGGTGCGCTGTCCGGCTTCTTCGGTGGCTTCACCGACTCGGCCCTCATGCGCCTGACCGATATGTTCATTTCGCTGCCGACGCTGCCACTGCTGCTGTTGGCGATGTACCTGTTCCGTGATTCGCTGATCGGCAAGTTCGGCCAAACGCTTGGTCCGTTCCTGCTCCTTGTGTTCCTGATCGGCATCACGAACTGGATGCCAGTCGCCCGCCTTGTGCGTGCCTCGTTCCTCTCACTGAAGGAGAAGGAATTCATTGAGGCCGCAAACTGCATCGGCGCGAACCGCTCATCGATCATCTTCAAGCACATGCTGCCGAACGCGATGGGCCCGGTTATCGTCGCTGCGACGCTGGCGGTTGGTTCGGCCATCATCGCCGAGTCAACGCTCTCGTTCCTCGGCCTGGGCTTCCCGCCGGACGTCCCGACCTGGGGCCAGCTGCTGAACACGTCGATTAATTTCATGGAGATCGCGCCGCATATGGTCATCTTCCCGGCGTTGATGATCTTCCTGGCGGTGCTCTCGATCAACTACGTCGGCGACGGTCTGCGCGACGCCCTCGACCCGCGCAAGACCACCGGATAG
- a CDS encoding ABC transporter permease has product MSRGSLRSSPSSAAMERLSDVGGLNSKKARSLWSNAAQQFRRHHLAMAGAVTMFLLILSAIFGPLLWHGSTWIDFQYATLPISFQHPMGTDDMGRDVMARVLWGGRVSLSVGLVAMLVSVSLGTLLGAMAGYFGGAIDSALMRVVDMFISLPDLPLLLLTIYLFRDPLAQRLGTTIGPFILIVSLIGITSWMSVARLVRASFLSLKQKEFIEAAHCIGANQTTVIFKHILPNAMSPVIVAATLAVGSSIITESTLSFLGLGFPPDVPTWGRLLNDSINFMEIAPHMVIFPALMIFLAVLSINYVGDGLRDALDPRKSL; this is encoded by the coding sequence ATGTCTCGCGGATCGCTCCGCTCATCCCCGTCCTCTGCTGCGATGGAACGCCTCTCGGATGTTGGCGGACTGAACTCGAAGAAGGCTCGATCGCTCTGGTCGAATGCCGCGCAGCAATTCCGACGACACCATCTGGCAATGGCCGGCGCAGTAACGATGTTTCTGCTGATCCTCTCGGCGATCTTCGGCCCCCTGCTCTGGCACGGCAGCACCTGGATCGACTTTCAGTACGCGACGCTGCCCATCTCGTTCCAGCACCCGATGGGTACGGACGACATGGGCCGCGATGTTATGGCGCGTGTCCTCTGGGGCGGGCGCGTTTCGCTATCGGTCGGGCTGGTTGCGATGCTCGTGTCGGTGTCGCTCGGCACGTTGCTCGGCGCGATGGCGGGCTACTTCGGCGGCGCAATCGATTCGGCATTGATGCGTGTCGTCGATATGTTCATCTCGTTGCCCGACCTGCCGCTGCTGCTGCTGACGATCTATCTGTTCCGCGACCCGCTCGCGCAGCGCCTCGGCACGACGATCGGCCCGTTCATCCTGATCGTGTCGCTGATCGGCATCACCAGCTGGATGTCCGTCGCGCGGCTGGTGCGCGCGTCGTTCCTGTCGCTGAAGCAGAAGGAGTTCATCGAGGCTGCGCACTGCATCGGTGCGAACCAGACGACGGTTATCTTCAAGCACATCCTGCCGAATGCGATGAGCCCGGTGATCGTCGCCGCGACGCTGGCCGTCGGGTCGTCGATCATTACCGAGTCGACGCTGTCGTTCCTCGGCCTCGGCTTCCCTCCGGACGTGCCGACCTGGGGACGACTGCTGAACGACTCGATCAACTTCATGGAGATCGCACCGCACATGGTCATCTTCCCGGCGCTGATGATCTTCCTGGCCGTCCTCTCGATCAACTATGTCGGCGACGGATTGCGCGACGCGCTCGACCCGCGCAAATCGCTCTAG
- the thrC gene encoding threonine synthase, producing MKLRCIECGLTYAPEDVRTSCDCGGLLEVDLTIPAVTRDLFDNRLGAVDHPLRSGVWRFRELMPDFPDDVIVSKPEGNTNLYHDQRLSNFAGTDVWFKHEGENPTGSFKDRGMTVGISHARWTGATMVACASTGNTSAAVASYAAAAGIPSVVFIPEGKISAAKLGQTIAYGTTIIQVRGDFDAAMQMVREATSRYGIYLLNSLNPFRLEGQKSIVLEALQQLHWQMPDWIVVPGGNLGNTSALGKSLREALAAGLIDAMPRIAVVQAAGAAPFYRAWQTGFADYEPISASTVASAIQIGNPVNYTKARRVVLDTEGTVTAVDDDAILAAKAMVDRVGIGCEPASAAGLAGIRRLIAEGVIQSGERVLTYLTGNLLKDTEASADYYITNAGAQPVVIDPTLEALGRALATIL from the coding sequence GTGAAGTTACGCTGTATTGAATGTGGATTGACCTACGCGCCTGAAGACGTGCGAACCAGTTGTGACTGTGGCGGGCTACTGGAAGTTGACCTCACGATCCCTGCGGTCACCCGTGATCTGTTTGACAACCGCCTCGGTGCGGTCGATCATCCGCTGCGATCCGGCGTCTGGCGCTTTCGCGAGCTGATGCCGGACTTCCCGGACGACGTGATCGTCTCCAAGCCGGAGGGTAACACCAACCTCTATCACGACCAGCGCCTGAGCAATTTCGCTGGCACCGATGTCTGGTTCAAGCACGAGGGCGAGAACCCGACCGGTTCATTTAAGGATCGCGGCATGACCGTCGGCATCAGCCACGCGCGCTGGACTGGCGCGACGATGGTCGCCTGCGCGTCCACCGGCAACACGAGCGCCGCCGTCGCGTCCTATGCAGCCGCAGCCGGGATACCGTCGGTCGTCTTCATCCCTGAGGGCAAGATTTCGGCGGCAAAGCTCGGCCAGACCATCGCCTACGGCACGACAATCATTCAGGTGCGCGGTGATTTCGACGCTGCCATGCAGATGGTTCGCGAGGCGACCAGCCGCTACGGCATCTACCTGCTCAACTCGCTCAACCCGTTCCGCCTGGAAGGGCAGAAGTCGATCGTCCTCGAGGCGTTGCAGCAACTGCACTGGCAGATGCCCGACTGGATCGTCGTGCCGGGCGGCAATCTTGGCAACACGAGCGCGCTGGGCAAGTCGCTGCGTGAGGCTCTGGCTGCCGGTCTGATTGACGCAATGCCCCGTATCGCCGTCGTGCAGGCCGCCGGAGCCGCGCCGTTCTATCGCGCCTGGCAGACCGGATTCGCCGACTACGAGCCGATTTCGGCCTCGACCGTGGCATCGGCGATCCAGATCGGCAACCCGGTCAATTACACGAAGGCGCGCCGGGTCGTGCTTGATACCGAAGGCACCGTCACCGCTGTCGATGACGACGCGATTCTGGCGGCCAAGGCAATGGTTGACCGCGTCGGGATTGGCTGCGAGCCTGCTTCTGCCGCAGGTCTGGCCGGCATTCGGCGTCTGATCGCCGAGGGCGTCATCCAGTCGGGGGAGCGGGTGCTCACCTATCTGACGGGCAATCTCTTGAAAGACACCGAAGCAAGCGCGGATTACTACATCACCAACGCTGGGGCGCAGCCGGTCGTCATCGATCCAACGCTGGAGGCGCTCGGCCGTGCACTCGCCACTATCCTGTAG
- the thrB gene encoding homoserine kinase: MHSPLSCSIRVPASSANLGPGFDSLGMALDLWMQVDITRVDDPSGDIRVINCEDLLGGGNLVVEAMQVTANRYGRTLPACELSVRSDIPVARGLGSSAAAIVAGIHATAFLLDLELDSSDVVDIGGEMEGHADNISASELGGVTVSFRAEHGWIAEVLAAELPWTVVALVPDSPAFTSEARGILPTAIPMSDAAANIGRAAMLALALREGRSDLLRESTRDRLHQPYRAAIFPHLNPVIDAALAADALGAGLSGAGPTILAFADSADADAVATAMEATAAEHGFAGRALPLAVAPGALVEVRSGSHQRSRR; the protein is encoded by the coding sequence GTGCACTCGCCACTATCCTGTAGCATTCGCGTTCCCGCATCCAGCGCGAACCTCGGCCCCGGATTCGACTCGCTCGGCATGGCGCTCGACCTGTGGATGCAGGTTGATATCACCCGTGTTGATGACCCGTCCGGCGACATCCGCGTCATCAACTGCGAGGATTTGCTCGGCGGCGGCAATCTGGTCGTCGAAGCGATGCAGGTCACTGCTAATCGCTATGGCCGGACGCTTCCGGCCTGTGAGTTGAGCGTCCGTAGCGACATCCCGGTAGCGCGCGGGCTGGGGTCATCGGCAGCGGCTATCGTTGCCGGCATACACGCAACTGCGTTCCTGCTCGATCTCGAGCTCGATTCCAGCGACGTCGTCGACATCGGCGGCGAGATGGAAGGGCACGCCGACAACATTTCAGCGTCAGAGCTTGGCGGCGTGACTGTCTCCTTTCGCGCCGAGCATGGCTGGATCGCCGAAGTGCTGGCAGCCGAACTGCCGTGGACCGTCGTGGCGCTGGTGCCGGACTCCCCGGCCTTCACCAGCGAAGCGCGCGGGATTCTGCCGACGGCGATCCCGATGTCGGATGCCGCCGCGAACATCGGTCGCGCCGCGATGCTGGCGCTGGCGCTCCGCGAGGGCCGGAGTGACCTGTTGCGTGAGAGCACGCGGGACCGCTTGCACCAGCCCTATCGCGCCGCCATCTTCCCGCACCTCAACCCGGTCATCGACGCAGCACTGGCTGCCGATGCCCTCGGTGCTGGCCTCTCCGGCGCAGGCCCGACCATCCTCGCATTCGCCGACTCGGCCGACGCGGACGCTGTGGCCACTGCAATGGAAGCAACCGCTGCAGAACACGGCTTCGCCGGTCGGGCGCTGCCGTTGGCCGTCGCGCCGGGCGCACTGGTCGAGGTTCGCAGTGGATCGCACCAGCGTTCTCGACGCTGA
- the rpsF gene encoding 30S ribosomal protein S6 — MREHAADPQLRDYEMMLVVAPTVTEEGLQEVIDRVSGYITTQDGTVDSTNSQNPWGRRRLAYQINDFPDAFYVLYRFHATTTAIDELERDLRLDEQVIRHLIMRYDVLTEHEERPRGEGARRGGDAAPTRAAAEAPAAAAAAPAAAPAAAAEAPAEATPAEAAAVAEAPVDSAAAEVAPATFADVPADAAPAEAAPAAGVTVSEVHHGADGHDHGDHEWVVVSNGSDSEVQLEGWKLADNGEKHTYVFPAFALAAGGSVRVNMAAGDDSAEDLYVGNRRHWWNNDGDCAYLYDAAGTLVDTHCYGNATAETASA, encoded by the coding sequence TTGCGCGAGCACGCCGCTGATCCCCAACTTCGTGACTACGAGATGATGCTCGTCGTCGCCCCGACCGTGACAGAAGAGGGCCTCCAGGAGGTCATTGATCGCGTTTCGGGTTACATCACTACCCAGGATGGCACGGTCGATTCGACCAATAGCCAGAACCCCTGGGGCCGACGCCGACTGGCGTACCAGATCAACGATTTTCCCGATGCGTTCTACGTTCTCTACCGCTTCCACGCGACGACCACTGCCATCGATGAGTTGGAGCGCGATCTCCGTCTCGATGAGCAGGTGATTCGCCACCTGATCATGCGGTACGATGTGCTTACTGAACACGAGGAACGACCGCGTGGTGAGGGTGCTCGCCGTGGTGGCGACGCTGCACCGACCCGCGCCGCAGCAGAAGCTCCGGCAGCCGCCGCCGCCGCGCCAGCCGCCGCGCCAGCCGCAGCCGCTGAGGCTCCGGCAGAGGCTACTCCAGCCGAGGCAGCCGCCGTTGCTGAGGCTCCAGTAGATTCGGCAGCCGCCGAGGTAGCGCCAGCGACGTTCGCTGACGTTCCGGCAGACGCAGCTCCTGCTGAAGCAGCACCGGCTGCGGGTGTCACAGTGAGCGAGGTTCATCACGGTGCTGATGGGCACGACCACGGCGATCACGAGTGGGTTGTTGTGAGCAACGGCAGCGACAGCGAGGTTCAGCTGGAAGGCTGGAAGCTCGCTGACAACGGCGAGAAGCACACGTACGTGTTCCCGGCATTCGCCCTGGCGGCGGGTGGCAGCGTTCGCGTTAACATGGCTGCCGGCGACGATAGCGCCGAGGACCTGTATGTTGGCAATCGCCGGCATTGGTGGAACAACGACGGCGACTGCGCCTATCTGTATGACGCCGCCGGGACGCTCGTCGACACGCACTGCTACGGAAACGCGACTGCTGAGACCGCCAGCGCCTAA